Proteins from a single region of Choloepus didactylus isolate mChoDid1 chromosome 10, mChoDid1.pri, whole genome shotgun sequence:
- the LOC119504900 gene encoding serine/threonine-protein phosphatase 2A catalytic subunit beta isoform-like: MELFRIGGKSPDTNYLFMGDYVDRGYYSVETVTLLVALKVRYPERITILRGNHESRQITQVYGFYDECLRKYGNANVWKYFADLFDYLPLTALVDGQIFCLHGGLSPSIDTLDHIRALDRLQEVPHEGPTCDLLWSDPDDSGGWGISPRGAGYTFGQDISETCNHANGLTLVSRAHQLVMEGYNWCHDRNVVTIFSAPNYCYHCGNQAAIMKLDDTLKYSFLQFDPAPCRGEPHVTRRTPDYFL; the protein is encoded by the coding sequence ATGGAACTCTTTAGAATTGGTGGGAAATCACCAGACACAAACTATCTATTCATGGGTGACTATGTTGACAGAGGTTATTATTCCGTGGAGACTGTGACTCTTCTTGTGGCATTAAAGGTGCGTTATCCAGAACGCATTACAATATTGAGAGGAAACCATGAAAGCCGACAAATTACCCAAGTATATGGCTTTTATGATGAATGTCTACGAAAGTATGGAAATGCCAATGTTTGGAAATATTTCGCAGATCTGTTTGATTATCTTCCACTTACAGCTTTAGTAGATGGACAGATAttctgcctccatggtggcctctctcCATCCATAGATACACTGGATCATATAAGAGCCCTGGATCGTTTACAAGAAGTGCCACATGAGGGCCCAACGTGTGATCTGTTGTGGTCGGATCCAGATGACAGTGGTGGGTGGGGCATTTCTCCACGTGGTGCTGGCTACACATTTGGACAAGACATTTCTGAAACGTGTAACCACGCCAATGGCCTCACGCTGGTTTCTCGCGCTCACCAACTTGTAATGGAGGGATACAATTGGTGTCATGATCGGAATGTGGTTACTATCTTCAGTGCACCCAATTATTGTTACCATTGTGGGAACCAGGCTGCTATCATGAAGTTGGATGacactttaaaatattccttCCTTCAGTTTGACCCAGCACCTTGCCGTGGAGAGCCTCATGTTACCCGGCGCACTCCAGACTACTTCCTGTAA